Proteins encoded in a region of the Amyelois transitella isolate CPQ chromosome 9, ilAmyTran1.1, whole genome shotgun sequence genome:
- the LOC106134763 gene encoding PHD finger protein 14 isoform X5, protein MSNQDRGPAKRKVKPVEPQSLLDFDIGEGESSDDSDFRIEDHPEESDDYSINTDDEKKDGANSGSSEDESDSDLEHFKTNSNKLGEEVSVTDLLESAKKKEFKFPTDFGNMLICAGCLGSRSDDFNEIVVCDGCGVTVHEGCYGVSDVASESSTVSSASTEPWFCEACKAGVTDPTCELCPNKGGIFKETEVGAWVHLVCALYVPGVAFSEVEHLSGVTLFEMAYSRWGARACALCEDVTLARSGVCVGCDAGMCKTYFHVTCGQREGLLAEAHSEEAEQADPFYAHCRLHSDKALVKKRKRNWLAMQLRTEKRRQELQSNVTTDEKLRFQRKLEKCRRKYLQQKENRNPPWVPTQKMARMLYSSASAMRKFKHKAECMGIDIHALEFQDAQMAALRDVSRRWHVPPAFSVEFVGYYLDRNARVTSLRNSLKRLTDENEKLLAEDDKLRNDYDMASKENTEALAELASTREALQKIYNAIVMVCPKKTPPPVIEDKPLLPPVIPRSTPKVTPQQLQKRRSMPVPTAAALKMGVGFPLSDNPDARQGKVLSTSLEAGGLAARECAVCGRSSEQHLMAACDTCGQHYHLHCLRPPLQRPPKKSKLYGWQCSECDKTSDSEPEVLEKKVPRRSRIRYSKDGAIITEPASPGSTPNSPPPKPKPGKSHKDKSIKIASAENMSPIKVTIKPFEFSSENENEVKKKDKKMKRSKQPKEHAAGSAGESDSPSKKLKRSFTSPTLTNTPLMSITPIVADSPNDSHNENSNASNVAPTKRDESFSTQNLSFSSLLNDSKERDSKTIESSIESTLANLSSDIATYKANRKRRKEKHRSRYSPDFMRSPSKSHKHKRKKKTQDMENPETPHPRITIKIKPIPKPDGSLDTQMFYVPTDSNDGPPPSVMKKLSMTGAEASPPAQPEALAAATEVNTPRSRNARPRGGAEAAGASPAAALTPLTHCDVCAAAGDPSNLVRCDECYKRYHFTCLEPPLNKNPKKRGYSWHCADCDPTDVEENN, encoded by the exons ATGAGTAAcc AAGACCGTGGGCCAGCAAAACGAAAGGTGAAACCAGTTGAACCACAGTCGCTGCTGGATTTCGATATTGGAGAAGGGGAGAGCTCAGATGATTCAGATTTTCGAATCGAGGATCACCCGGAGGAAAGTGATGATTACTCCATTAACACTGACGATGAAAAAA AAGATGGTGCCAACAGTGGATCATCTGAAGATGAGTCTGATTCTGATCTTGAACATTTCAAAACAAACAGCAATAAACTTGGAGAAGAGGTATCAGTCACTGACTTACTGGAGTCAGCAAAGAAGAAAGAGTTCAAG TTTCCAACAGATTTTGGCAATATGCTGATATGTGCTGGCTGTCTTGGTTCCCGCAGTGATGATTTCAATGAGATAGTTGTATGCGATGGCTGCGGCGTCACAGTGCATGAAG GTTGCTATGGTGTGTCGGATGTGGCCAGTGAGTCAAGTACAGTCAGTTCAGCCTCCACAGAGCCCTGGTTCTGTGAGGCGTGCAAAGCTGGGGTCACCGACCCTACTTGTGAACTTTGTCCAAATAAAG GTGGCATTTTCAAAGAAACAGAAGTTGGAGCATGGGTGCATTTAGTTTGTGCATTATATGTACCAGGAGTTGCATTTTCTGAG GTGGAGCACCTATCGGGCGTGACGTTGTTCGAGATGGCGTACTCGCGGTGGGGCGCGCGCGCCTGCGCGCTGTGCGAGGACGTCACGCTCGCGCGCAGCGGCGTCTGTGTTGGCTGCGACGCTGGCATGTGCAAAACTTACTTTCATGTCACTTG CGGACAACGCGAAGGTTTGCTAGCTGAAGCACATTCTGAGGAGGCCGAGCAAGCAGACCCGTTTTACGCTCATTGCCGGCTACATTCAGATAAGGCGCTAGTCAAGAAACGTAAGAGAAACTGGCTGGCTATGCAGCTTAGAACTGAAAAAAG GAGGCAAGAGCTACAAAGTAATGTAACCACAGATGAAAAGCTTCGTTTCCAGAGGAAGCTTGAAAAATGCAGGCGGAAGTATTTGCAGCAGAAGGAAAATAGGAACCCGCCATGgg TTCCCACACAAAAAATGGCGCGGATGCTCTATAGCAGTGCATCTGCGATGAGGAAGTTCAAGCACAAGGCTGAATGCATGGGCATTGACATACACGCCTTAGAATTCCAAGATGCGCAG ATGGCAGCACTGCGCGACGTGTCTCGCCGTTGGCACGTCCCTCCAGCTTTCTCCGTGGAGTTCGTGGGGTATTACTTGGATAGAAATGCTCGCGTGACATCACTGAGAAATTCTTTGAAGCGACTCACGGATGAAAATGAGAAGTTATTGGCGGAAGACGACAAATTAAGGAATGATTATGATAtg GcatcaaaagaaaatacagAAGCGTTAGCAGAGTTAGCATCAACGCGGGAAGCCCTACAGAAGATATACAACGCGATCGTGATGGTGTGCCCTAAAAAAACGCCGCCGCCCGTCATTGAGGACAAACCTTTACTACCGCCTGTCATTCCACGATCAACGCCAAAAGTCACACCGCAGCAGTTGCAGAAACG CAGGTCAATGCCTGTGCCCACCGCTGCCGCACTTAAGATGGGCGTTGGTTTTCCTCTTAGCGACAACCCGGACGCTCGCCAAGGAAAAGTATTGTCTACTTCTCTGGAAG CCGGTGGGTTGGCAGCGCGCGAATGCGCAGTGTGCGGGCGCAGCAGCGAGCAGCACCTCATGGCGGCCTGCGACACGTGCGGCCAGCACTACCACCTGCACTGCTTGAGGCCGCCGCTGCAGAGGCCGCCGAAGAAGAGCAAGCTTTACGGATG GCAATGTTCTGAATGTGATAAGACTTCTGACTCGGAACCTGAAGTTTTGGAGAAGAAAGTACCTCGACGATCTCGTATACGGTACAGCAAAGACGGTGCCATCATAACTGAGCCCGCTAGCCCCGGGTCCACTCCCAACTCTCCACCGCCAAAACCCAAACCTGGAAAATCACACAAAGACAAGTCCATAAAAATTGCATCCGCAGAAAACATGTCACCGATTAAAGTCACAATAAAGCCGTTCGAATTCAGCAGCGAAAATGAAAACGAGGTGAAGAAAAAggataagaaaatgaaaaggtCTAAACAACCCAAAGAGCATGCCGCAGGATCGGCTGGGGAAAGCGACAGTCCTTCTAAGAAACTCAAGAGGAGTTTCACTTCACCGACTTTGACGAATACCCCTCTAATGTCTATAACCCCAATTGTCGCCGATAGTCCTAACGATTCACACAACGAAAATTCGAACGCATCCAATGTAGCTCCAACAAAACGCGATGAAAGTTTTTCCACACAGAATCTATCGTTCTCATCTCTTCTAAACGATTCTAAAGAGAGAGACAGCAAGACGATAGAGAGTTCCATTGAGAGTACTCTGGCGAATCTCTCTTCGGATATTGCAACGTACAAAGCTAATAGGAAGAGGAGGAAAGAGAAACATCGCTCGAGGTACTCGCCTGATTTCATGCGGTCGCCGTCGAAGTCACACAAGCATAAACGAAAGAAGAAAACACAAGATATGGAGAACCCGGAAACCCCGCATCCAAGGATTACCATTAAG ataAAACCAATTCCCAAACCGGACGGCTCTTTGGACACACAAATGTTTTACGTTCCAACTGACAGTAATGATGGACCACCGCCATCTGTAATGAAGAAATTGTCTATG ACTGGAGCGGAGGCGTCGCCGCCTGCGCAACCGGAAGCACTCGCAGCCGCAACAGAAGTGAATACAcct CGTTCGCGAAATGCGCGCCCTCGCGGCGGCGCGGAGGCGGCGGGCGCgtcccccgccgccgcgctcaCGCCCTTGACGCACTGCGACGTGTGCGCGGCCGCCGGCGACCCCTCCAACCTCGTCAG atgTGACGAATGCTACAAACGCTATCACTTCACCTGTTTGGAACCGCCTCTTAACAAAAATCCGAAAAAGCGTGGCTATTCCTGGCACTGCGCGGACTGCGATCCCACG gatgtggaagaaaataattag
- the LOC106134763 gene encoding PHD finger protein 14 isoform X7, giving the protein MSNHRGPAKRKVKPVEPQSLLDFDIGEGESSDDSDFRIEDHPEESDDYSINTDDEKKDGANSGSSEDESDSDLEHFKTNSNKLGEEVSVTDLLESAKKKEFKFPTDFGNMLICAGCLGSRSDDFNEIVVCDGCGVTVHEGCYGVSDVASESSTVSSASTEPWFCEACKAGVTDPTCELCPNKGGIFKETEVGAWVHLVCALYVPGVAFSEVEHLSGVTLFEMAYSRWGARACALCEDVTLARSGVCVGCDAGMCKTYFHVTCGQREGLLAEAHSEEAEQADPFYAHCRLHSDKALVKKRKRNWLAMQLRTEKRRQELQSNVTTDEKLRFQRKLEKCRRKYLQQKENRNPPWVPTQKMARMLYSSASAMRKFKHKAECMGIDIHALEFQDAQMAALRDVSRRWHVPPAFSVEFVGYYLDRNARVTSLRNSLKRLTDENEKLLAEDDKLRNDYDMASKENTEALAELASTREALQKIYNAIVMVCPKKTPPPVIEDKPLLPPVIPRSTPKVTPQQLQKRRSMPVPTAAALKMGVGFPLSDNPDARQGKVLSTSLEAGGLAARECAVCGRSSEQHLMAACDTCGQHYHLHCLRPPLQRPPKKSKLYGWQCSECDKTSDSEPEVLEKKVPRRSRIRYSKDGAIITEPASPGSTPNSPPPKPKPGKSHKDKSIKIASAENMSPIKVTIKPFEFSSENENEVKKKDKKMKRSKQPKEHAAGSAGESDSPSKKLKRSFTSPTLTNTPLMSITPIVADSPNDSHNENSNASNVAPTKRDESFSTQNLSFSSLLNDSKERDSKTIESSIESTLANLSSDIATYKANRKRRKEKHRSRYSPDFMRSPSKSHKHKRKKKTQDMENPETPHPRITIKIKPIPKPDGSLDTQMFYVPTDSNDGPPPSVMKKLSMTGAEASPPAQPEALAAATEVNTPRSRNARPRGGAEAAGASPAAALTPLTHCDVCAAAGDPSNLVRCDECYKRYHFTCLEPPLNKNPKKRGYSWHCADCDPTDVEENN; this is encoded by the exons ATGAGTAAcc ACCGTGGGCCAGCAAAACGAAAGGTGAAACCAGTTGAACCACAGTCGCTGCTGGATTTCGATATTGGAGAAGGGGAGAGCTCAGATGATTCAGATTTTCGAATCGAGGATCACCCGGAGGAAAGTGATGATTACTCCATTAACACTGACGATGAAAAAA AAGATGGTGCCAACAGTGGATCATCTGAAGATGAGTCTGATTCTGATCTTGAACATTTCAAAACAAACAGCAATAAACTTGGAGAAGAGGTATCAGTCACTGACTTACTGGAGTCAGCAAAGAAGAAAGAGTTCAAG TTTCCAACAGATTTTGGCAATATGCTGATATGTGCTGGCTGTCTTGGTTCCCGCAGTGATGATTTCAATGAGATAGTTGTATGCGATGGCTGCGGCGTCACAGTGCATGAAG GTTGCTATGGTGTGTCGGATGTGGCCAGTGAGTCAAGTACAGTCAGTTCAGCCTCCACAGAGCCCTGGTTCTGTGAGGCGTGCAAAGCTGGGGTCACCGACCCTACTTGTGAACTTTGTCCAAATAAAG GTGGCATTTTCAAAGAAACAGAAGTTGGAGCATGGGTGCATTTAGTTTGTGCATTATATGTACCAGGAGTTGCATTTTCTGAG GTGGAGCACCTATCGGGCGTGACGTTGTTCGAGATGGCGTACTCGCGGTGGGGCGCGCGCGCCTGCGCGCTGTGCGAGGACGTCACGCTCGCGCGCAGCGGCGTCTGTGTTGGCTGCGACGCTGGCATGTGCAAAACTTACTTTCATGTCACTTG CGGACAACGCGAAGGTTTGCTAGCTGAAGCACATTCTGAGGAGGCCGAGCAAGCAGACCCGTTTTACGCTCATTGCCGGCTACATTCAGATAAGGCGCTAGTCAAGAAACGTAAGAGAAACTGGCTGGCTATGCAGCTTAGAACTGAAAAAAG GAGGCAAGAGCTACAAAGTAATGTAACCACAGATGAAAAGCTTCGTTTCCAGAGGAAGCTTGAAAAATGCAGGCGGAAGTATTTGCAGCAGAAGGAAAATAGGAACCCGCCATGgg TTCCCACACAAAAAATGGCGCGGATGCTCTATAGCAGTGCATCTGCGATGAGGAAGTTCAAGCACAAGGCTGAATGCATGGGCATTGACATACACGCCTTAGAATTCCAAGATGCGCAG ATGGCAGCACTGCGCGACGTGTCTCGCCGTTGGCACGTCCCTCCAGCTTTCTCCGTGGAGTTCGTGGGGTATTACTTGGATAGAAATGCTCGCGTGACATCACTGAGAAATTCTTTGAAGCGACTCACGGATGAAAATGAGAAGTTATTGGCGGAAGACGACAAATTAAGGAATGATTATGATAtg GcatcaaaagaaaatacagAAGCGTTAGCAGAGTTAGCATCAACGCGGGAAGCCCTACAGAAGATATACAACGCGATCGTGATGGTGTGCCCTAAAAAAACGCCGCCGCCCGTCATTGAGGACAAACCTTTACTACCGCCTGTCATTCCACGATCAACGCCAAAAGTCACACCGCAGCAGTTGCAGAAACG CAGGTCAATGCCTGTGCCCACCGCTGCCGCACTTAAGATGGGCGTTGGTTTTCCTCTTAGCGACAACCCGGACGCTCGCCAAGGAAAAGTATTGTCTACTTCTCTGGAAG CCGGTGGGTTGGCAGCGCGCGAATGCGCAGTGTGCGGGCGCAGCAGCGAGCAGCACCTCATGGCGGCCTGCGACACGTGCGGCCAGCACTACCACCTGCACTGCTTGAGGCCGCCGCTGCAGAGGCCGCCGAAGAAGAGCAAGCTTTACGGATG GCAATGTTCTGAATGTGATAAGACTTCTGACTCGGAACCTGAAGTTTTGGAGAAGAAAGTACCTCGACGATCTCGTATACGGTACAGCAAAGACGGTGCCATCATAACTGAGCCCGCTAGCCCCGGGTCCACTCCCAACTCTCCACCGCCAAAACCCAAACCTGGAAAATCACACAAAGACAAGTCCATAAAAATTGCATCCGCAGAAAACATGTCACCGATTAAAGTCACAATAAAGCCGTTCGAATTCAGCAGCGAAAATGAAAACGAGGTGAAGAAAAAggataagaaaatgaaaaggtCTAAACAACCCAAAGAGCATGCCGCAGGATCGGCTGGGGAAAGCGACAGTCCTTCTAAGAAACTCAAGAGGAGTTTCACTTCACCGACTTTGACGAATACCCCTCTAATGTCTATAACCCCAATTGTCGCCGATAGTCCTAACGATTCACACAACGAAAATTCGAACGCATCCAATGTAGCTCCAACAAAACGCGATGAAAGTTTTTCCACACAGAATCTATCGTTCTCATCTCTTCTAAACGATTCTAAAGAGAGAGACAGCAAGACGATAGAGAGTTCCATTGAGAGTACTCTGGCGAATCTCTCTTCGGATATTGCAACGTACAAAGCTAATAGGAAGAGGAGGAAAGAGAAACATCGCTCGAGGTACTCGCCTGATTTCATGCGGTCGCCGTCGAAGTCACACAAGCATAAACGAAAGAAGAAAACACAAGATATGGAGAACCCGGAAACCCCGCATCCAAGGATTACCATTAAG ataAAACCAATTCCCAAACCGGACGGCTCTTTGGACACACAAATGTTTTACGTTCCAACTGACAGTAATGATGGACCACCGCCATCTGTAATGAAGAAATTGTCTATG ACTGGAGCGGAGGCGTCGCCGCCTGCGCAACCGGAAGCACTCGCAGCCGCAACAGAAGTGAATACAcct CGTTCGCGAAATGCGCGCCCTCGCGGCGGCGCGGAGGCGGCGGGCGCgtcccccgccgccgcgctcaCGCCCTTGACGCACTGCGACGTGTGCGCGGCCGCCGGCGACCCCTCCAACCTCGTCAG atgTGACGAATGCTACAAACGCTATCACTTCACCTGTTTGGAACCGCCTCTTAACAAAAATCCGAAAAAGCGTGGCTATTCCTGGCACTGCGCGGACTGCGATCCCACG gatgtggaagaaaataattag
- the LOC106134763 gene encoding PHD finger protein 14 isoform X3 produces the protein MSNLDNVPEDRGPAKRKVKPVEPQSLLDFDIGEGESSDDSDFRIEDHPEESDDYSINTDDEKNGANSGSSEDESDSDLEHFKTNSNKLGEEVSVTDLLESAKKKEFKFPTDFGNMLICAGCLGSRSDDFNEIVVCDGCGVTVHEGCYGVSDVASESSTVSSASTEPWFCEACKAGVTDPTCELCPNKGGIFKETEVGAWVHLVCALYVPGVAFSEVEHLSGVTLFEMAYSRWGARACALCEDVTLARSGVCVGCDAGMCKTYFHVTCGQREGLLAEAHSEEAEQADPFYAHCRLHSDKALVKKRKRNWLAMQLRTEKRRQELQSNVTTDEKLRFQRKLEKCRRKYLQQKENRNPPWVPTQKMARMLYSSASAMRKFKHKAECMGIDIHALEFQDAQMAALRDVSRRWHVPPAFSVEFVGYYLDRNARVTSLRNSLKRLTDENEKLLAEDDKLRNDYDMASKENTEALAELASTREALQKIYNAIVMVCPKKTPPPVIEDKPLLPPVIPRSTPKVTPQQLQKRRSMPVPTAAALKMGVGFPLSDNPDARQGKVLSTSLEAGGLAARECAVCGRSSEQHLMAACDTCGQHYHLHCLRPPLQRPPKKSKLYGWQCSECDKTSDSEPEVLEKKVPRRSRIRYSKDGAIITEPASPGSTPNSPPPKPKPGKSHKDKSIKIASAENMSPIKVTIKPFEFSSENENEVKKKDKKMKRSKQPKEHAAGSAGESDSPSKKLKRSFTSPTLTNTPLMSITPIVADSPNDSHNENSNASNVAPTKRDESFSTQNLSFSSLLNDSKERDSKTIESSIESTLANLSSDIATYKANRKRRKEKHRSRYSPDFMRSPSKSHKHKRKKKTQDMENPETPHPRITIKIKPIPKPDGSLDTQMFYVPTDSNDGPPPSVMKKLSMTGAEASPPAQPEALAAATEVNTPRSRNARPRGGAEAAGASPAAALTPLTHCDVCAAAGDPSNLVRCDECYKRYHFTCLEPPLNKNPKKRGYSWHCADCDPTDVEENN, from the exons ATGAGTAAcc TGGACAATGTTCCAGAAGACCGTGGGCCAGCAAAACGAAAGGTGAAACCAGTTGAACCACAGTCGCTGCTGGATTTCGATATTGGAGAAGGGGAGAGCTCAGATGATTCAGATTTTCGAATCGAGGATCACCCGGAGGAAAGTGATGATTACTCCATTAACACTGACGATGAAAAAA ATGGTGCCAACAGTGGATCATCTGAAGATGAGTCTGATTCTGATCTTGAACATTTCAAAACAAACAGCAATAAACTTGGAGAAGAGGTATCAGTCACTGACTTACTGGAGTCAGCAAAGAAGAAAGAGTTCAAG TTTCCAACAGATTTTGGCAATATGCTGATATGTGCTGGCTGTCTTGGTTCCCGCAGTGATGATTTCAATGAGATAGTTGTATGCGATGGCTGCGGCGTCACAGTGCATGAAG GTTGCTATGGTGTGTCGGATGTGGCCAGTGAGTCAAGTACAGTCAGTTCAGCCTCCACAGAGCCCTGGTTCTGTGAGGCGTGCAAAGCTGGGGTCACCGACCCTACTTGTGAACTTTGTCCAAATAAAG GTGGCATTTTCAAAGAAACAGAAGTTGGAGCATGGGTGCATTTAGTTTGTGCATTATATGTACCAGGAGTTGCATTTTCTGAG GTGGAGCACCTATCGGGCGTGACGTTGTTCGAGATGGCGTACTCGCGGTGGGGCGCGCGCGCCTGCGCGCTGTGCGAGGACGTCACGCTCGCGCGCAGCGGCGTCTGTGTTGGCTGCGACGCTGGCATGTGCAAAACTTACTTTCATGTCACTTG CGGACAACGCGAAGGTTTGCTAGCTGAAGCACATTCTGAGGAGGCCGAGCAAGCAGACCCGTTTTACGCTCATTGCCGGCTACATTCAGATAAGGCGCTAGTCAAGAAACGTAAGAGAAACTGGCTGGCTATGCAGCTTAGAACTGAAAAAAG GAGGCAAGAGCTACAAAGTAATGTAACCACAGATGAAAAGCTTCGTTTCCAGAGGAAGCTTGAAAAATGCAGGCGGAAGTATTTGCAGCAGAAGGAAAATAGGAACCCGCCATGgg TTCCCACACAAAAAATGGCGCGGATGCTCTATAGCAGTGCATCTGCGATGAGGAAGTTCAAGCACAAGGCTGAATGCATGGGCATTGACATACACGCCTTAGAATTCCAAGATGCGCAG ATGGCAGCACTGCGCGACGTGTCTCGCCGTTGGCACGTCCCTCCAGCTTTCTCCGTGGAGTTCGTGGGGTATTACTTGGATAGAAATGCTCGCGTGACATCACTGAGAAATTCTTTGAAGCGACTCACGGATGAAAATGAGAAGTTATTGGCGGAAGACGACAAATTAAGGAATGATTATGATAtg GcatcaaaagaaaatacagAAGCGTTAGCAGAGTTAGCATCAACGCGGGAAGCCCTACAGAAGATATACAACGCGATCGTGATGGTGTGCCCTAAAAAAACGCCGCCGCCCGTCATTGAGGACAAACCTTTACTACCGCCTGTCATTCCACGATCAACGCCAAAAGTCACACCGCAGCAGTTGCAGAAACG CAGGTCAATGCCTGTGCCCACCGCTGCCGCACTTAAGATGGGCGTTGGTTTTCCTCTTAGCGACAACCCGGACGCTCGCCAAGGAAAAGTATTGTCTACTTCTCTGGAAG CCGGTGGGTTGGCAGCGCGCGAATGCGCAGTGTGCGGGCGCAGCAGCGAGCAGCACCTCATGGCGGCCTGCGACACGTGCGGCCAGCACTACCACCTGCACTGCTTGAGGCCGCCGCTGCAGAGGCCGCCGAAGAAGAGCAAGCTTTACGGATG GCAATGTTCTGAATGTGATAAGACTTCTGACTCGGAACCTGAAGTTTTGGAGAAGAAAGTACCTCGACGATCTCGTATACGGTACAGCAAAGACGGTGCCATCATAACTGAGCCCGCTAGCCCCGGGTCCACTCCCAACTCTCCACCGCCAAAACCCAAACCTGGAAAATCACACAAAGACAAGTCCATAAAAATTGCATCCGCAGAAAACATGTCACCGATTAAAGTCACAATAAAGCCGTTCGAATTCAGCAGCGAAAATGAAAACGAGGTGAAGAAAAAggataagaaaatgaaaaggtCTAAACAACCCAAAGAGCATGCCGCAGGATCGGCTGGGGAAAGCGACAGTCCTTCTAAGAAACTCAAGAGGAGTTTCACTTCACCGACTTTGACGAATACCCCTCTAATGTCTATAACCCCAATTGTCGCCGATAGTCCTAACGATTCACACAACGAAAATTCGAACGCATCCAATGTAGCTCCAACAAAACGCGATGAAAGTTTTTCCACACAGAATCTATCGTTCTCATCTCTTCTAAACGATTCTAAAGAGAGAGACAGCAAGACGATAGAGAGTTCCATTGAGAGTACTCTGGCGAATCTCTCTTCGGATATTGCAACGTACAAAGCTAATAGGAAGAGGAGGAAAGAGAAACATCGCTCGAGGTACTCGCCTGATTTCATGCGGTCGCCGTCGAAGTCACACAAGCATAAACGAAAGAAGAAAACACAAGATATGGAGAACCCGGAAACCCCGCATCCAAGGATTACCATTAAG ataAAACCAATTCCCAAACCGGACGGCTCTTTGGACACACAAATGTTTTACGTTCCAACTGACAGTAATGATGGACCACCGCCATCTGTAATGAAGAAATTGTCTATG ACTGGAGCGGAGGCGTCGCCGCCTGCGCAACCGGAAGCACTCGCAGCCGCAACAGAAGTGAATACAcct CGTTCGCGAAATGCGCGCCCTCGCGGCGGCGCGGAGGCGGCGGGCGCgtcccccgccgccgcgctcaCGCCCTTGACGCACTGCGACGTGTGCGCGGCCGCCGGCGACCCCTCCAACCTCGTCAG atgTGACGAATGCTACAAACGCTATCACTTCACCTGTTTGGAACCGCCTCTTAACAAAAATCCGAAAAAGCGTGGCTATTCCTGGCACTGCGCGGACTGCGATCCCACG gatgtggaagaaaataattag